One window of the Pseudomonas sp. S04 genome contains the following:
- the nudE gene encoding ADP compounds hydrolase NudE: protein MRQKPEVLAREIVATSRLFCVEEVQLRFSNGVERTYERLVGKGAGYGAVMIVAMLDADHAVLVEEYCGGTDAYEMSLPKGLIEPGEDVLAAAERELKEEAGFGARQLEHLTELSLSPGYMSQKIQVVLATELYEERLEGDEPEPMRVDRVNLRELAALAQNPQFTEGRALAALYLARDLLTQRGAFQP, encoded by the coding sequence ATGCGCCAAAAACCCGAAGTCCTAGCCCGCGAGATCGTCGCCACCAGCCGCCTGTTTTGCGTGGAAGAGGTGCAACTGCGTTTCTCCAATGGCGTGGAGCGCACCTATGAGCGATTGGTCGGCAAGGGCGCCGGGTATGGCGCAGTGATGATTGTGGCGATGCTCGATGCCGACCATGCAGTACTGGTCGAAGAGTATTGCGGTGGTACCGATGCCTATGAGATGTCGTTGCCCAAGGGCCTGATCGAGCCGGGCGAGGATGTGCTGGCCGCTGCCGAGCGCGAGCTCAAGGAGGAGGCCGGTTTTGGCGCGCGGCAACTGGAGCACCTGACCGAGCTGTCGCTGTCGCCGGGTTACATGAGCCAGAAAATCCAGGTGGTGCTGGCCACCGAGCTCTATGAAGAGCGCCTGGAAGGGGACGAGCCGGAGCCGATGCGGGTTGATCGGGTCAATCTGCGCGAGCTGGCAGCGCTGGCGCAAAACCCGCAGTTCACCGAAGGCCGGGCCTTGGCGGCGCTGTACCTGGCCCGCGACCTGCTGACCCAGCGCGGAGCGTTCCAGCCATGA
- the yrfG gene encoding GMP/IMP nucleotidase has product MPTLPWRDIDTVLLDMDGTLLDLHYDNHFWMEHLPQRYAELHGISRAMAELEMQPLFERNAGQLQWYCLDFWSSELRLPVRELKLETAHLIALRPDADTFLAAIKQAGKRVILITNAHRDSLSLKLERIELAPYFERLISSHDYGFPKESRQFWDALQADIGFDPSRSLFIDDTLPILRSARDFGVAHLLAVSVPDSRKGPKDTAEFAAVGDYQELIAGL; this is encoded by the coding sequence ATGCCCACACTGCCCTGGCGCGACATCGATACCGTTCTGCTGGATATGGACGGCACGCTGCTGGACCTGCACTACGACAACCATTTCTGGATGGAACACCTGCCCCAGCGCTACGCCGAATTGCACGGCATCAGCCGGGCCATGGCCGAGCTGGAAATGCAGCCGTTGTTCGAGCGCAACGCCGGTCAGTTGCAATGGTATTGCCTGGATTTCTGGAGCAGTGAACTGCGCTTGCCCGTGCGCGAGTTGAAGCTGGAAACCGCTCACCTGATCGCCCTGCGCCCGGATGCCGATACCTTTCTGGCGGCGATCAAGCAGGCCGGCAAGCGGGTCATCCTGATTACCAACGCCCACCGCGATTCGCTGTCGCTGAAACTGGAAAGGATCGAGCTGGCGCCCTACTTCGAGCGTTTGATCAGCTCCCACGACTATGGCTTCCCCAAGGAGAGCCGACAGTTCTGGGATGCGTTGCAGGCCGACATCGGCTTCGACCCAAGCCGCAGCCTGTTCATCGATGACACCTTGCCGATCCTGCGCAGTGCGCGGGATTTTGGTGTGGCGCATCTACTGGCCGTCAGCGTGCCGGATAGCCGCAAAGGGCCCAAGGACACTGCCGAGTTTGCCGCGGTGGGGGATTATCAAGAGCTTATTGCGGGGCTTTAG
- the cysQ gene encoding 3'(2'),5'-bisphosphate nucleotidase CysQ, with amino-acid sequence MRDLPQAHPLLASVVELALQAGEAILPFWRTGTEVMTKTDDSPVTAADLAAHHVILAGLTALDPSIPVLSEEDANIPQAVRAGWQRWWLVDPLDGTKEFIAGSEEFTVNIALIEQGSVVFGVVSMPTNGRCYFGGAGLGAWRADKDSAALPIQVRQAPGAGEAFTVVASRRHSSPEQERLLAGLSASLGELQLANIGSSLKFCLLAEGAADCYPRLAPTSQWDTAAAQGVLEGAGGEVLELSGVPFTYPARESLLNSFFLALPAKASWRQKLLELARA; translated from the coding sequence ATGAGGGATTTACCCCAGGCACACCCGTTGCTGGCGTCGGTGGTCGAGCTGGCGCTGCAGGCTGGCGAGGCGATCCTGCCGTTCTGGCGCACCGGTACCGAGGTGATGACCAAGACCGACGATTCGCCGGTCACCGCCGCCGACCTGGCGGCGCACCATGTGATTCTCGCGGGCCTGACGGCGCTTGATCCGAGCATCCCGGTGCTCTCGGAAGAAGACGCCAATATCCCGCAAGCCGTGCGTGCTGGCTGGCAGCGCTGGTGGCTGGTGGACCCGCTGGACGGCACCAAGGAGTTCATCGCCGGCAGTGAAGAATTCACCGTCAACATCGCGCTGATCGAGCAGGGGAGCGTGGTGTTTGGGGTGGTGTCGATGCCGACCAATGGCCGCTGCTATTTCGGCGGTGCGGGGCTCGGCGCCTGGCGCGCCGACAAAGACAGCGCCGCGCTACCGATCCAGGTCCGCCAGGCGCCGGGGGCAGGCGAAGCCTTTACCGTGGTTGCCAGCCGCCGCCATTCCAGTCCGGAACAAGAGCGTTTGCTGGCGGGCTTGAGTGCCAGCCTGGGTGAGTTGCAGTTGGCGAATATCGGCAGCTCGCTGAAGTTCTGCCTGCTGGCCGAAGGCGCGGCGGATTGTTACCCGCGATTGGCGCCAACGTCCCAGTGGGATACCGCGGCAGCGCAAGGCGTGCTCGAAGGCGCGGGCGGCGAAGTGCTGGAACTGAGCGGTGTGCCCTTCACCTACCCAGCCCGGGAATCCTTACTCAACAGCTTCTTCCTGGCCTTGCCGGCCAAGGCCTCGTGGCGGCAAAAGCTGCTGGAACTGGCTCGGGCCTGA
- a CDS encoding YiiD C-terminal domain-containing protein, which yields MNHDSRYLESILHHDIPLTRDMGLKVLDWQSGQLRLQLPLAANVNHKSTMFGGSLYCAAVLAGWGWLHLRLREAGIEDGHIVIQEGHISYPLPVTTDGIAICAAPSAAVWNKFLAMYQRYGRARLTLQTRIVNADSNDDAVTFSGQYVLHR from the coding sequence ATGAACCACGACAGTCGTTACCTGGAATCGATCCTGCACCACGACATCCCCCTGACGCGGGACATGGGCCTCAAGGTGCTCGACTGGCAGTCCGGGCAGTTGCGCCTGCAGCTACCGCTGGCAGCCAACGTCAACCACAAGAGCACCATGTTCGGTGGCAGCCTGTACTGCGCCGCCGTGCTGGCCGGCTGGGGCTGGTTGCACCTGCGCCTGCGCGAAGCCGGCATCGAGGACGGGCACATCGTGATCCAGGAAGGGCACATCAGCTATCCGCTGCCGGTGACCACCGACGGGATTGCCATTTGCGCGGCACCGAGTGCGGCGGTGTGGAACAAGTTCCTGGCCATGTACCAGCGTTATGGCCGGGCTCGCCTGACCCTGCAAACGCGCATCGTCAACGCCGACAGCAATGACGATGCGGTGACCTTCAGCGGGCAATATGTGTTGCATCGCTGA